From the Deinococcus aestuarii genome, the window ATCGAGTGCCACGGGGACATGGACCTCACGCCCCTCCAGACGGCGCGGTCGAGCGGCCTGGAACCCGGCAAGGCCCCCGCCGAGCACATCGAGCCCGAGCCGCAGTGGGTCCCGCGTGAGGCGCAGGCCTGAGCCTCACGCCGAGCCCGTGCCCGGCGGGCCGTGACCGCTTCCTCCCCCGCCCTGGGCCTCTCCGCCACCCCCGCCCCCGAGGGGATCGGTCGTGGCGGGGGTCCAGGCGTCGCACCCGCAGCGGGGGCAGGGGGGCAGGGACCCGCTCGGCGTGAGGAGCGTGCCGCAGTTCGTGCAGGCGACCTCACCCACGTGGGGCTCACCCGCCGGAAGGCGCCGGGGCGGTTCGAGGTCCCACGGCGGCACGACCGGGAGGCCCGCCGGGGCGCCCTCCGAGCGCATGAAGACGGAGAGGTTGCCGTCTTGCTCGAAATACACGCGCTGCACCTCCCCGAGCTGGCGCACCCCCTGGGCCCGCAACCGCTCGAAGAGGTCCTCGCGGCTCAGCCCGGCGTGGTCGAGCGCCGCCCGGCCGATCACCCCGTCGCGCACGAGTTCGACCGGCGTGCCCTCCACAAAGGTCTCGACCCGCTCGCTGCGGATCACGAGGTGCGCGAGCAGCCGCTGGAACCCCACCACGAGCGCGAGCACCAGCATCGCGTGGAGCAGCGGCACCTCCGGGTAGAACATGGGGTCCCCCGCCGCCGACCCCAGCGCGATCACGATGGCGAGTTCGAGGGGGCTGAGCTGCGCCAGCCCGCGCTTGCCCGTCACCCGCAGCAGGAAGACC encodes:
- a CDS encoding YetF domain-containing protein; this encodes MSAGGGTEIVPFDLGRMFLGDVPPLFLLEIVFRTGVIFLWLVFLLRVTGKRGLAQLSPLELAIVIALGSAAGDPMFYPEVPLLHAMLVLALVVGFQRLLAHLVIRSERVETFVEGTPVELVRDGVIGRAALDHAGLSREDLFERLRAQGVRQLGEVQRVYFEQDGNLSVFMRSEGAPAGLPVVPPWDLEPPRRLPAGEPHVGEVACTNCGTLLTPSGSLPPCPRCGCDAWTPATTDPLGGGGGGEAQGGGGSGHGPPGTGSA